One Thermodesulfobacteriota bacterium genomic window carries:
- a CDS encoding CdaR family protein, producing the protein MLKKLDEISRNIFFKNVGKKILAITIAVFLWFIANVEHDIEKSLSINVNYVNLPSDLVIVNKPPEKLNIRIRGSRTQLSSISPRNIAFTVDLANASPGLSKFEVQTDQIKTPRGVLVTGITPAEIKVDIDKLMVKEVDVRPVIEGPADTGYEVVGVPTVDPSKVEIRGPRSIVSKVERLNTDSISVVGVRSKFTIQVPLKPVNPLVDVVKDEIVRVTVDIQEQIVEKQFKNIDIKLVNFDDREVEPLGPMKAELEFEGPYSIIRDLNSDDINVYVDGHNLKNSQQKRVELQIDVIYPHPELITLKKKTPKVVEVKLN; encoded by the coding sequence GTGCTTAAAAAGCTCGATGAGATATCCCGAAATATATTTTTCAAGAATGTTGGTAAGAAAATCTTAGCCATCACCATTGCCGTATTTCTTTGGTTTATAGCCAACGTTGAACATGATATCGAGAAGAGTTTGTCCATAAATGTGAATTACGTAAACTTACCCTCTGACCTGGTTATCGTGAACAAACCCCCGGAGAAACTCAACATCAGGATTCGCGGTTCCCGCACCCAGCTATCCTCCATTTCTCCGCGTAATATAGCCTTCACCGTCGACCTGGCCAACGCATCCCCCGGTCTCTCTAAGTTCGAGGTGCAAACAGACCAAATCAAGACGCCCCGGGGAGTGCTCGTCACCGGAATAACCCCGGCTGAGATCAAGGTGGATATAGACAAATTGATGGTCAAAGAAGTCGATGTGAGGCCGGTAATCGAGGGTCCTGCCGATACCGGATATGAGGTGGTCGGTGTGCCTACCGTAGACCCCAGCAAGGTGGAGATCAGGGGGCCAAGAAGCATCGTGTCCAAGGTCGAGCGCTTGAACACCGACTCGATATCGGTGGTCGGAGTGAGGTCGAAATTTACCATCCAAGTTCCTCTAAAGCCAGTAAATCCGCTCGTCGACGTCGTCAAAGATGAGATTGTAAGGGTCACGGTGGACATACAGGAACAGATAGTGGAGAAGCAGTTTAAAAACATAGATATAAAACTGGTTAACTTTGATGACCGGGAAGTGGAGCCGTTGGGTCCTATGAAAGCGGAATTGGAATTTGAAGGCCCCTACAGTATAATCCGGGACCTGAACAGTGATGATATAAACGTTTATGTCGATGGCCATAATCTAAAAAACAGTCAGCAGAAGCGGGTAGAGTTACAGATAGACGTAATCTATCCGCATCCGGAGCTTATTACGTTGAAGAAAAAGACACCGAAAGTGGTAGAGGTTAAACTCAA